The Vulgatibacter sp. genome window below encodes:
- the bioA gene encoding adenosylmethionine--8-amino-7-oxononanoate transaminase has protein sequence MEERESRHARLRALDAAHVWHPFTQMQGWAEEDPLIVESGEGRHLIDDRGNRYLDGISALWCNVHGHRVPEIDQAIVDQLGRVAHTTLLGQASVASIELAARLAQIAPGDLQRVFFSDSGSTAVEVALKMAFQYWRHLGRPEKRLFVSLGEAYHGDTIGSVSLGAIDTFHKAFGPLLFERLEIPTPYTYRVPAGFTAASWIEHCLATAEELLAKRGHEIAALAIEPLMQGAAGMIAQPKGFLARIAAACRKHDVLLICDEVATGFGRTGTMFAVEQEGVVPDLLCMAKGITGGYLPLAATLASERIYEAFLGTFAEAKTFFHGHTYTGNPLACAAAIASLDLFEKNRLLERLQPKITYLTERLAGIAEHPHVGEIRQKGTMIGIELVQDRATKAAFPAERRMGHRVILQARRHGVILRPLGDVIVLMPPLAITDEELALLCDVTLRSIEEATAT, from the coding sequence ATGGAGGAGAGGGAAAGCCGCCACGCACGCCTGCGGGCGCTCGATGCCGCCCACGTCTGGCACCCGTTCACGCAGATGCAGGGCTGGGCCGAGGAGGATCCGCTCATCGTCGAGAGCGGCGAGGGCCGCCATCTGATCGACGATCGCGGCAACCGCTACCTCGACGGGATCAGCGCCCTGTGGTGCAACGTCCACGGCCACCGCGTGCCGGAGATCGATCAGGCGATCGTCGATCAGCTCGGCCGCGTCGCCCACACCACGCTGCTCGGCCAGGCGAGCGTCGCCTCGATCGAGCTGGCGGCGCGGCTCGCGCAGATCGCCCCCGGCGATCTGCAGCGGGTCTTCTTCTCGGACTCGGGCTCCACCGCGGTGGAGGTCGCCCTGAAGATGGCCTTCCAATATTGGCGCCACCTCGGCCGCCCCGAGAAGCGCCTCTTCGTCTCCCTGGGCGAGGCCTACCACGGCGACACCATCGGCTCGGTCTCCCTCGGGGCGATCGACACCTTCCACAAGGCCTTCGGGCCGCTCCTCTTCGAGCGCCTCGAGATCCCCACGCCCTATACCTACCGGGTGCCCGCGGGCTTCACCGCCGCCTCGTGGATCGAGCATTGCCTCGCCACCGCCGAGGAGCTGCTCGCCAAGCGCGGCCACGAGATCGCCGCGCTGGCGATCGAGCCGCTGATGCAGGGCGCCGCCGGCATGATCGCCCAGCCGAAGGGCTTCCTCGCCCGCATCGCGGCGGCCTGCAGGAAGCACGACGTGCTGCTGATCTGCGACGAGGTGGCCACCGGCTTCGGCCGCACCGGCACCATGTTCGCAGTGGAGCAGGAGGGGGTGGTCCCCGATCTGCTCTGCATGGCCAAGGGGATCACCGGCGGCTACCTGCCGCTGGCGGCGACGCTGGCGAGCGAGCGGATCTACGAGGCCTTCCTCGGCACCTTCGCGGAAGCGAAGACCTTCTTCCACGGTCACACCTACACCGGCAATCCCCTCGCCTGCGCCGCGGCGATCGCCTCGCTCGATCTCTTCGAGAAGAACCGGCTCCTCGAGCGGCTCCAGCCGAAGATCACCTACCTGACCGAGCGGCTCGCGGGCATCGCCGAGCACCCCCACGTCGGCGAGATCCGCCAGAAGGGGACGATGATCGGCATCGAGCTGGTGCAGGACCGCGCCACGAAGGCCGCCTTCCCAGCGGAACGGCGGATGGGCCACCGGGTGATCTTGCAGGCCCGCAGGCACGGCGTCATCCTCCGGCCGCTGGGCGACGTGATCGTGCTGATGCCGCCGCTCGCGATCACCGACGAGGAGCTCGCGCTCCTCTGCGACGTGACCCTGCGTTCAATCGAGGAGGCCACCGCGACGTGA
- the bioF gene encoding 8-amino-7-oxononanoate synthase: protein MKSRAVGALDFLGDELEALRARGLWRTLEPLASAQGASVTLATGERLANFSSNDYLGLASDPRLVRAAQEASGRWGCGGGAARLIVGDLLEHHALEAELAAHKGAERAILFSSGWQANVGVIPSLVGPGDLVVSDALNHASIIDGIRLSKAKCVVVPHGDVGAVRAALDQPARRKLVATDAIFSMDGDVAPLAELRALCDDHGAILYVDEAHATGVLGPTGAGACEAAGIRADVVMGTLGKALGSFGAYVAGSSLLCEWLLQRCRSFVFTTALPPSACAAARAALRIVREEPERRARLMANAVHFAEGCEALGYDVLGSRTPVVPVIVGAPGAALEAAASVRARGVLARAIRPPTVPEGTSRLRFALRADHTEEQIEAALAALRSLRGGR from the coding sequence CTGAAGTCCCGGGCCGTGGGCGCGCTGGACTTTCTCGGGGACGAGCTCGAGGCGCTGCGGGCCAGGGGCCTGTGGCGCACGCTCGAGCCGCTCGCCTCGGCGCAGGGGGCGTCGGTCACCCTCGCCACCGGCGAGCGGCTCGCCAACTTCTCCTCGAACGACTACCTCGGCCTCGCCTCCGATCCGCGCCTCGTCCGCGCGGCGCAGGAGGCGAGCGGGCGCTGGGGCTGCGGCGGCGGCGCCGCCAGGCTCATCGTCGGCGATCTGCTCGAGCACCACGCCCTCGAGGCGGAGCTCGCCGCCCACAAGGGCGCGGAGCGGGCGATCCTCTTCAGCTCCGGCTGGCAGGCGAACGTCGGCGTGATCCCGTCGCTGGTGGGGCCCGGCGATCTGGTGGTCTCCGACGCGCTCAACCACGCCTCGATCATCGACGGCATCCGCCTCTCGAAGGCGAAATGCGTCGTCGTGCCCCACGGCGACGTCGGGGCGGTGCGCGCTGCGCTCGATCAGCCCGCGCGGCGCAAACTCGTCGCCACCGACGCCATCTTCTCGATGGACGGCGACGTGGCGCCGCTGGCCGAGCTGCGGGCGCTCTGCGACGACCACGGCGCGATCCTCTACGTGGACGAGGCCCACGCCACCGGCGTCCTCGGTCCCACCGGCGCCGGCGCTTGCGAGGCGGCGGGGATCCGCGCCGACGTGGTGATGGGCACGCTGGGCAAGGCGCTGGGCAGCTTCGGCGCCTACGTGGCGGGGTCCTCGCTCCTCTGCGAGTGGCTGCTGCAGCGCTGCCGCTCCTTCGTCTTCACCACTGCCCTGCCGCCGTCGGCCTGTGCCGCCGCACGGGCGGCGCTGCGGATCGTGCGGGAGGAGCCGGAGCGGCGCGCACGCCTCATGGCGAACGCCGTCCACTTCGCCGAAGGCTGCGAGGCGCTGGGCTACGACGTGCTCGGCTCCCGAACCCCGGTGGTGCCGGTGATCGTCGGCGCACCGGGCGCCGCCCTCGAAGCAGCGGCGTCCGTGCGCGCCAGGGGGGTGCTCGCCAGGGCGATCCGCCCGCCCACCGTCCCCGAGGGAACGAGCCGGCTGCGCTTCGCGCTGCGGGCCGATCACACCGAAGAGCAGATCGAGGCGGCGCTGGCAGCGCTGCGATCCCTGCGAGGAGGTCGATGA
- the bioB gene encoding biotin synthase BioB encodes MALEIRHDWTLAEIRAIHDLPLFDLVYRAQTVHREAFGDNKVQLCSLLSIKTGGCSEDCSYCPQAARYHTGVQAQPLMQVDEVLSKARQAREAGATRFCMGAAWREVRDNEHFDRVLDMVRGVRELGMEACATLGMVNEDQARRLKAAGLSAYNHNLDTSPENYAKIITTRQYDDRLRTLQNVRNAGISVCCGGIIGMGESVEARCEMLRVLAAQEVHPESVPINALVAVEGTPLAGQKQVETIEMVRMIATARILMPQAMVRLSAGRMQMGQDAQLLCMMAGANSIFFGEKLLTTGNPEYDADMELLAKAGVKPLEPAACEHEPHEHKHVHVQIA; translated from the coding sequence GTGGCCCTCGAGATTCGACACGACTGGACGCTGGCGGAGATCCGCGCGATCCACGATCTGCCCCTCTTCGACCTCGTCTACCGGGCGCAGACCGTGCACCGCGAGGCCTTCGGCGACAACAAGGTGCAGCTCTGCTCGCTGCTCTCGATCAAGACCGGCGGCTGCAGCGAGGATTGCTCCTACTGCCCGCAGGCCGCCCGCTACCACACCGGCGTGCAGGCGCAGCCGCTGATGCAGGTCGACGAGGTGCTCTCGAAGGCCCGCCAGGCCCGCGAGGCAGGGGCCACCCGCTTCTGCATGGGCGCCGCCTGGCGCGAGGTCCGCGACAACGAGCATTTCGATCGCGTGCTCGACATGGTCCGCGGCGTGCGTGAGCTCGGCATGGAGGCCTGCGCCACCCTGGGCATGGTGAACGAGGATCAGGCCCGCCGCCTCAAGGCTGCGGGCCTCTCCGCCTACAACCACAACCTCGACACCTCGCCCGAGAACTACGCGAAGATCATCACCACCCGGCAGTACGACGACCGGCTCCGCACCCTGCAGAACGTGCGCAACGCCGGCATCAGCGTCTGCTGCGGCGGCATCATCGGCATGGGCGAGAGCGTCGAGGCGCGGTGCGAGATGCTCCGCGTGCTCGCGGCGCAGGAGGTCCACCCGGAGTCGGTGCCGATCAACGCGCTGGTGGCGGTGGAGGGCACGCCGCTGGCGGGCCAGAAGCAGGTCGAGACCATCGAGATGGTCCGCATGATCGCCACCGCCCGCATCCTCATGCCCCAGGCGATGGTGCGCCTCTCCGCGGGCCGGATGCAGATGGGCCAGGACGCGCAGCTCCTCTGCATGATGGCGGGCGCCAACTCGATCTTCTTCGGCGAGAAGCTGCTCACCACCGGCAACCCGGAATACGACGCCGACATGGAGCTCCTGGCCAAGGCGGGCGTGAAGCCGCTGGAGCCGGCAGCCTGCGAGCACGAGCCGCACGAGCACAAGCACGTGCACGTGCAGATCGCCTGA
- a CDS encoding SDR family NAD(P)-dependent oxidoreductase → MARDLQGVRAAITGASAGIGAATAAELAARGCDLVLGARRFERLDALRADIHRAHPDAKVEIHPLDVADAAQCEAFARAAGPVGILVNNAGLARGTDKVVDGHEHEWREMIETNVMGLLRITRLFLPGMIERRGGTVVNVGSVAGLEPYPGGAVYCATKASVRSITKALRHELLGTGVRVCNVEPGAVQTEFSEVRFRGDAARAEKVYQGFQPLLPEDVAEAIGFLVSRPAHVDVEELVLYPTAQASTMAFHKTA, encoded by the coding sequence TGGCCAGGGATCTGCAGGGAGTACGTGCCGCCATCACCGGCGCCTCCGCCGGCATCGGCGCGGCAACCGCAGCCGAGCTCGCCGCCAGGGGCTGCGATCTGGTCCTCGGCGCCAGGCGCTTCGAGCGCCTCGACGCGCTGCGGGCCGACATCCACCGGGCCCACCCCGACGCGAAGGTGGAGATCCACCCCCTCGACGTCGCCGACGCGGCGCAGTGCGAGGCCTTCGCCAGGGCAGCGGGCCCCGTGGGAATCCTCGTCAACAACGCCGGCCTCGCCCGCGGCACCGACAAGGTGGTCGATGGCCACGAGCACGAATGGCGGGAGATGATCGAGACCAACGTGATGGGGCTGCTGCGGATCACCCGCCTCTTCCTGCCCGGGATGATCGAGCGGCGGGGTGGCACCGTGGTCAACGTCGGCTCGGTCGCGGGCCTCGAGCCCTATCCCGGCGGCGCGGTCTATTGCGCCACCAAGGCCTCGGTCCGCTCGATCACCAAGGCGCTCCGCCACGAGCTCCTCGGCACCGGCGTGCGGGTCTGCAACGTGGAGCCGGGGGCGGTGCAGACCGAGTTCTCCGAGGTGCGCTTCCGCGGCGACGCCGCCAGGGCCGAGAAGGTCTACCAGGGCTTCCAGCCCCTGCTGCCCGAGGACGTGGCCGAGGCGATCGGCTTCCTCGTGAGCAGGCCCGCCCACGTCGACGTCGAGGAGCTGGTGCTCTACCCCACGGCGCAGGCGTCGACGATGGCCTTCCACAAGACGGCCTGA